A window from Corynebacterium singulare encodes these proteins:
- a CDS encoding DMT family transporter, with the protein MRAPDKSEGFSRLWPSVIFVVACAISMDGLGWAMKSIPVGTAYAVWAGVGAVVTVIYSFAAGHEAATVWKVLFLAMIIGGIVGLKVVH; encoded by the coding sequence ATGCGAGCCCCGGATAAGTCGGAGGGCTTTAGCCGGTTGTGGCCCTCGGTGATCTTTGTCGTTGCCTGCGCCATTTCCATGGACGGGCTGGGCTGGGCCATGAAGTCCATCCCCGTGGGCACCGCTTATGCGGTGTGGGCCGGCGTGGGTGCGGTGGTTACCGTCATCTATTCCTTTGCGGCAGGGCATGAGGCGGCAACAGTATGGAAGGTGCTGTTCCTCGCCATGATCATTGGCGGGATTGTGGGCCTGAAGGTGGTGCACTAG
- a CDS encoding NAD(P)-dependent oxidoreductase, with amino-acid sequence MKIAFLGTGRMGTELARHLLDYHELTVWNRTAERAQPLVDASATLADSPTAAVEGAEVIITSLFGPDDIRERVIDTDLIPEGVTWIDTTTVSPNSAREFAAAVDTYVHAPVVGSLGPAREGKLGVYVGTPDDDRRELAMTIAEPWADENKLIGVESAATAAIGKLLANLALAVTAEGLLEALHLGEAEGLDSEVILEMLDITGLAFMKNMKGPFITGERNTTPGDFTVDALCKDAKLMEMTANKPLPAVAAAIERFEEQQAMGHGDQDFSSIFVFRNKG; translated from the coding sequence ATGAAGATTGCATTCCTAGGTACTGGCCGCATGGGTACCGAGCTCGCCCGACACCTCCTCGACTACCATGAGCTCACCGTTTGGAACCGCACCGCGGAGCGCGCACAGCCGCTGGTCGACGCCAGCGCTACTCTCGCTGATTCCCCCACCGCCGCCGTGGAGGGCGCAGAGGTCATCATCACCTCGCTCTTTGGCCCGGATGACATCCGTGAACGTGTCATCGACACGGACCTCATCCCCGAGGGCGTGACATGGATTGACACCACGACTGTCTCCCCCAATTCCGCCCGCGAGTTCGCCGCTGCGGTGGACACTTATGTCCACGCACCCGTCGTCGGCTCGCTCGGCCCGGCGCGTGAGGGAAAACTCGGTGTCTACGTAGGCACGCCTGACGACGACCGCCGCGAGCTCGCCATGACCATTGCCGAGCCCTGGGCTGACGAGAACAAGCTCATCGGCGTGGAGTCTGCCGCCACCGCGGCAATCGGCAAACTCCTGGCCAACCTAGCCCTCGCCGTCACCGCCGAGGGTCTGCTCGAGGCACTCCACCTTGGTGAGGCGGAAGGCCTCGATTCCGAAGTCATCCTCGAAATGCTCGATATCACCGGCCTTGCCTTCATGAAGAACATGAAGGGTCCGTTCATCACTGGTGAGCGCAACACCACTCCGGGCGACTTCACCGTCGATGCCTTGTGCAAGGACGCCAAGCTCATGGAGATGACCGCCAACAAACCGCTGCCAGCTGTCGCCGCCGCCATCGAGCGCTTCGAGGAGCAGCAAGCCATGGGCCACGGCGACCAGGACTTCTCCTCCATCTTTGTCTTCCGCAATAAGGGATAA